A window of the Streptomyces sp. NBC_01351 genome harbors these coding sequences:
- a CDS encoding ABC transporter substrate-binding protein produces MNRKTMVLTAAAGLLTPTLAACGTATGGGAGSGAIVVGTTDRFEAAEYAPAPFDPAYAYDAGAWNVLRQTVQTLMHTPRGGGEPVPEAASDCRFTDTGNESYRCTLRPGLKFASGDPVTAKDVKFSVERVLAIKDENGPSSLLANIDTVDAKTTDTVVFHLKTPDATFPHKLATPAAGIVSAKNYDAKKLREGFSVDGSGPYTMKAEVKNNQLVRAVFSKNPHYKGDLKLHNDKAELRTYADSTAMGKALADGKIHMISRTLSPAQITELSTKPPKGVNLTPLPGLEIRYLGFNTDAPVVKDKAVRQALAAAVDRTALIDKVYGKSAQPLYSLVPTTVTGHVNSFFNKYGDANTAKAATLLKDAGIKTPVKLTLNYTTDHYGDGTAAEFEALKAQLNSTQLFDITVQGSEWADFRPAQKKGDHAAYGLGWFPDYPDADNFLAPFLEQDNFLGTPYANATVRTRLIPESRRAANRDIAVPAITEMQDIVAEDVPVLPLWQGKQYVAARDGITGVEWSVNAISDLQLWELGRGASG; encoded by the coding sequence ATGAACCGCAAGACCATGGTGCTGACGGCCGCGGCCGGACTGCTCACCCCCACGCTGGCCGCATGCGGCACCGCGACCGGCGGAGGAGCAGGATCCGGAGCGATCGTCGTCGGCACCACCGACCGGTTCGAGGCCGCCGAATACGCCCCCGCCCCGTTCGACCCGGCCTACGCCTACGACGCCGGCGCCTGGAACGTCCTGCGACAGACCGTCCAGACGCTCATGCACACCCCGCGCGGCGGCGGCGAGCCCGTCCCCGAAGCAGCCTCCGACTGCCGCTTCACCGACACGGGCAACGAGAGCTACCGCTGCACCCTGCGCCCCGGCCTCAAGTTCGCCTCCGGAGACCCCGTCACCGCCAAGGACGTCAAGTTCTCCGTCGAGCGCGTCCTCGCCATCAAGGACGAGAACGGCCCCTCCTCGCTGCTCGCCAACATCGACACCGTCGACGCCAAGACCACCGACACCGTCGTCTTCCACCTGAAGACCCCGGACGCGACCTTCCCGCACAAGCTCGCCACCCCCGCCGCGGGCATCGTCAGCGCGAAGAACTACGACGCCAAGAAGCTCCGCGAGGGCTTCTCCGTGGACGGCTCCGGCCCGTACACGATGAAGGCCGAAGTCAAGAACAACCAGCTCGTCCGCGCCGTCTTCAGCAAGAACCCCCACTACAAGGGCGACCTCAAGCTGCACAACGACAAGGCCGAACTGCGCACCTACGCCGACTCCACGGCCATGGGCAAGGCACTGGCCGACGGCAAGATCCACATGATCTCCCGCACCCTGTCGCCCGCCCAGATCACCGAGCTCTCCACCAAGCCCCCCAAGGGTGTCAACCTCACCCCGCTGCCCGGCCTGGAGATCCGCTACCTCGGCTTCAACACCGACGCCCCGGTCGTCAAGGACAAGGCAGTACGCCAGGCCCTCGCCGCCGCCGTGGACCGCACCGCACTCATCGACAAGGTCTACGGCAAGTCCGCGCAGCCCCTGTACTCGCTGGTCCCCACCACCGTCACCGGCCACGTCAACTCCTTCTTCAACAAGTACGGCGACGCCAACACCGCCAAGGCCGCCACCCTGCTGAAGGACGCCGGGATCAAGACCCCGGTCAAGCTCACCCTGAACTACACCACCGACCACTACGGCGACGGCACCGCGGCCGAGTTCGAGGCCCTCAAGGCCCAACTGAACTCCACCCAGCTCTTCGACATCACCGTCCAGGGCAGCGAGTGGGCCGACTTCCGCCCCGCGCAGAAGAAGGGCGACCACGCCGCATACGGACTCGGCTGGTTCCCCGACTACCCCGACGCCGACAACTTCCTCGCCCCGTTCCTGGAGCAGGACAACTTCCTGGGCACCCCGTACGCCAACGCCACCGTACGCACCCGGCTCATCCCCGAATCCCGGCGCGCCGCCAACCGCGACATCGCCGTCCCCGCGATCACGGAGATGCAGGACATCGTCGCCGAGGACGTGCCCGTCCTGCCCCTGTGGCAGGGCAAGCAGTACGTCGCCGCACGCGACGGCATCACCGGAGTGGAATGGTCCGTCAACGCCATCTCCGACCTCCAGCTCTGGGAACTCGGCCGCGGCGCAAGCGGCTGA
- a CDS encoding ABC transporter substrate-binding protein, which produces MNRRNQWLAAPLGAATAAALLSGCGSTDGSNAGTGKGVVMGISDKVKATDPASGYDPGSWVLFNNVFQSLLSFPKGGTIPEPDAAEACGFEGSDSKTYKCTLRGGLKFSNGHSLTSKDVKHSFDRTLKINDENGPAVMLASIATIDAPDDKTVVFHLKTPDATFPSKIASGAGSIVDRSEYPADKLRTDNKVTGSGVYKLDSINDKSANFSVNESYTGKAKPKNSGVTMKFFNEDQAALKKVLESGDVDFAFRGLAAKDIAGLASGTADQKVEVVQGAGAEVQHLVFNMNDPVAGKIHVRKAIAYLVDREALVKEVYAGTATSLYSIVPAGIASHTTPFFTRYGGSPQVEKAKAVLRAANVKDKVKLTLYSTPSRYGHSTDQELQLIAKQLNESGLFEADVKSAEFDQYEKDIEAGKYGVYVKGWVPDYPDADNFTQPFFGPGNVLGNNYDNKEITGTIIPSTSAKSDRGAAGTDYDRLQDIVADEIPILPLWQGKQYAVTRPNVSGLQWSLDASTVFRFWEISKG; this is translated from the coding sequence GTGAATCGACGTAACCAGTGGCTGGCGGCCCCGCTCGGCGCAGCCACCGCCGCCGCGCTGCTCAGCGGTTGCGGCTCGACCGATGGCTCCAACGCCGGCACCGGCAAGGGCGTGGTCATGGGCATATCCGACAAGGTGAAGGCCACCGACCCGGCCTCCGGCTACGACCCGGGCTCCTGGGTGCTCTTCAACAACGTCTTCCAGTCGCTCCTCAGCTTCCCCAAGGGCGGCACCATCCCCGAGCCCGACGCCGCGGAGGCCTGCGGCTTCGAGGGCAGCGACAGCAAGACGTACAAGTGCACCCTGCGCGGCGGCCTGAAGTTCAGCAACGGCCACAGCCTCACCTCGAAGGACGTCAAGCACTCCTTCGACCGCACCCTGAAGATCAACGACGAGAACGGCCCCGCCGTCATGCTCGCCTCGATCGCCACCATCGACGCCCCCGACGACAAGACCGTCGTCTTCCACCTCAAGACCCCCGACGCGACCTTCCCCAGCAAGATCGCCTCGGGCGCCGGCTCCATCGTCGACCGCAGCGAGTACCCCGCCGACAAGCTCCGCACCGACAACAAGGTCACCGGCTCCGGCGTCTACAAGCTGGACTCCATCAACGACAAGAGCGCCAACTTCTCCGTCAACGAGTCCTACACCGGCAAGGCCAAGCCGAAGAACTCCGGCGTCACCATGAAGTTCTTCAACGAGGACCAGGCCGCCCTCAAGAAGGTCCTCGAAAGCGGAGACGTCGACTTCGCCTTCCGCGGCCTCGCCGCCAAGGACATCGCCGGCCTCGCCTCCGGCACCGCGGACCAGAAGGTCGAGGTCGTCCAGGGCGCCGGAGCCGAGGTCCAGCACCTCGTCTTCAACATGAACGACCCGGTCGCCGGCAAGATCCACGTCCGCAAGGCCATCGCCTACCTCGTCGACCGCGAAGCCCTGGTCAAGGAGGTCTACGCGGGAACCGCGACCTCCCTCTACTCCATCGTCCCGGCCGGCATCGCCTCCCACACCACGCCGTTCTTCACCCGCTACGGCGGCAGCCCCCAGGTGGAGAAGGCCAAGGCCGTCCTGCGCGCCGCCAACGTCAAGGACAAGGTCAAGCTGACCCTCTACTCGACGCCCTCGCGCTACGGCCACTCCACGGACCAGGAACTGCAGCTCATCGCCAAGCAGCTCAACGAGAGCGGCCTCTTCGAAGCCGACGTCAAGTCCGCCGAGTTCGATCAGTACGAGAAGGACATCGAGGCCGGCAAGTACGGCGTCTACGTGAAGGGCTGGGTGCCCGACTACCCGGACGCCGACAACTTCACCCAGCCGTTCTTCGGCCCCGGCAACGTCCTCGGCAACAACTACGACAACAAGGAGATCACCGGGACGATCATCCCGTCGACCTCCGCGAAGTCCGACCGCGGCGCCGCCGGCACGGACTACGACCGCCTCCAGGACATCGTCGCCGACGAGATCCCGATCCTCCCGCTCTGGCAGGGCAAGCAGTACGCGGTCACCCGCCCGAACGTCAGCGGCCTCCAGTGGTCGCTCGACGCGTCGACCGTCTTCCGCTTCTGGGAGATCAGCAAGGGCTGA
- a CDS encoding response regulator transcription factor, whose product MAIRVLLVDDQPLLRTGFRMILEAEEDLAVVGEAGDGLQALDQVRALQPDVVLMDIRMPRMDGVEATRQITGPGRDGPAKVLVLTTFDLDEYVVEALRAGASGFLLKDAPANELVQAIRVVAGGEAMLAPSITRRLLDKYAGHLPSGEESVPDTLGTLTEREVEVLKLVARGLSNAEIAADLFVSETTVKTHVGHVLTKLGLRDRVQAAVYAYESGLVRPGASQ is encoded by the coding sequence GTGGCGATCCGCGTCCTTCTGGTCGATGACCAGCCGCTGCTGCGCACCGGCTTCCGGATGATCCTGGAGGCCGAGGAGGACCTCGCGGTGGTCGGTGAGGCCGGGGACGGCCTGCAGGCGCTGGACCAGGTGCGGGCGCTCCAGCCGGACGTGGTGCTGATGGACATCCGGATGCCGCGGATGGACGGGGTGGAGGCGACCCGGCAGATCACGGGTCCGGGTCGGGACGGTCCGGCGAAGGTGCTGGTACTGACCACGTTCGATCTGGACGAGTACGTGGTGGAGGCGCTGCGGGCGGGGGCGAGCGGGTTCCTGTTGAAGGATGCTCCGGCCAATGAGCTGGTGCAGGCGATCCGGGTGGTGGCGGGGGGCGAGGCGATGCTCGCGCCGAGCATCACGCGGCGGCTGCTGGACAAGTACGCGGGTCATTTGCCTTCGGGTGAGGAGAGCGTGCCGGACACCCTGGGTACGTTGACCGAGCGGGAGGTCGAGGTGCTGAAGCTGGTGGCGCGCGGGTTGTCGAACGCGGAGATCGCGGCGGACCTGTTCGTGAGTGAGACCACGGTGAAGACGCACGTGGGTCACGTGTTGACGAAGCTGGGGCTGCGGGACCGGGTGCAGGCGGCGGTGTACGCGTACGAGAGCGGTCTGGTGCGGCCGGGCGCGAGCCAGTAG
- a CDS encoding RecB family exonuclease: protein MTTSSGAVPGAADAGAAAGSTVDVTVDAGAGAVAARAAVAPSSLSPSRASDFMRCPLLYRFRVIDKLPEKPSAAATRGTLVHAVLERLFDHPAAERTAPAAKALIPGQWERLLESKPELAELFPEGDEGAGLAGWLTEAEALVDRWFTLEDPTRLEPVEREFFVETELASGLRLRGIIDRVDVAPTGEVRIVDYKTGKAPRPEYAEGALFQMKFYALVVWRLKQVVPRRLQLVYLGSGEVLTYDPVVEDLERVERKLHALWEAIREATESGDWRPRPTKLCGWCDHQAVCPEFGGTPPAYPLTIGPRPADS from the coding sequence ATGACGACGAGCTCGGGTGCTGTGCCAGGTGCCGCCGATGCGGGTGCCGCTGCGGGTTCCACTGTGGATGTCACGGTGGATGCCGGGGCGGGTGCCGTCGCGGCGCGGGCCGCTGTGGCGCCTTCTTCGCTCTCTCCTTCGCGGGCGAGCGATTTCATGCGGTGCCCGCTGCTCTACCGGTTCCGGGTGATCGACAAGCTGCCGGAGAAGCCGAGTGCGGCGGCGACGCGGGGGACGCTGGTGCACGCGGTGCTGGAGCGGCTCTTCGATCATCCTGCGGCGGAGCGGACGGCGCCGGCGGCGAAGGCGTTGATCCCGGGGCAGTGGGAGCGGTTGCTGGAGTCGAAGCCGGAGCTGGCGGAGTTGTTCCCGGAGGGTGATGAGGGGGCGGGGCTGGCGGGGTGGCTGACGGAGGCCGAGGCGCTGGTGGACCGTTGGTTCACGTTGGAGGACCCGACGCGGCTGGAGCCGGTGGAGCGGGAGTTCTTCGTGGAGACGGAGCTGGCGTCGGGGCTTCGGTTGCGGGGGATCATCGACCGGGTGGACGTGGCGCCGACGGGTGAGGTGCGGATCGTCGACTACAAGACGGGCAAGGCGCCGCGGCCGGAGTATGCCGAGGGTGCGTTGTTCCAGATGAAGTTCTACGCGTTGGTGGTGTGGCGGCTGAAGCAGGTCGTGCCGCGGCGGTTGCAGTTGGTGTACCTGGGCAGTGGTGAGGTTCTGACGTACGACCCGGTGGTGGAGGATCTGGAGCGGGTGGAGCGGAAGCTGCACGCGTTGTGGGAGGCGATCCGGGAGGCGACGGAGTCGGGTGATTGGCGGCCGCGGCCGACGAAGCTGTGTGGCTGGTGTGATCATCAGGCGGTGTGTCCCGAGTTCGGGGGTACTCCCCCGGCCTATCCTCTGACGATCGGTCCTCGCCCGGCGGATTCCTGA
- a CDS encoding site-2 protease family protein: MGRPFGVPVYVSPSWFLVAALITWVFGNQLDRVLPDLGPIRYLVSLFFAVAFYASVLVHELAHTVAALRFKLPVRRIQLQFFGGVSEIEKESETPGREFVLAFVGPLLSLLLAGAFYLGMKAVDPATVPGVLLAGLMISNLLVAAFNLLPGLPLDGGRMLRAVIWGITGKPMAGTIAAAWIGRALAVAVLLGLPLLTHTGVLGNRTDEIGGMDTVMDALLAAILAAIIWTGAGNSLRMARLREHLPELRARTLTRRAIPVENTTPLSEALRRANEAGARALVIVDGHGDPTAIVRETAIASVPEHRRPWVAVSTLAQDLTDGMKVSADLTGEELLDHLRATPATEYLVLEPTGEIYGVLSTLDVEKAFVKAMARPQS; this comes from the coding sequence ATGGGCCGCCCCTTCGGCGTGCCCGTCTACGTCTCGCCCAGCTGGTTCCTCGTAGCCGCCCTCATCACCTGGGTCTTCGGCAACCAGCTCGACCGCGTCCTCCCCGACCTCGGACCCATCCGCTACCTCGTCTCCCTCTTCTTCGCCGTCGCCTTCTACGCCTCCGTCCTCGTCCACGAACTCGCCCACACCGTCGCCGCCCTCCGCTTCAAACTCCCCGTCCGCCGCATCCAGCTCCAGTTCTTCGGCGGCGTCTCCGAAATCGAGAAGGAATCCGAGACCCCCGGCCGCGAATTCGTCCTCGCCTTCGTCGGCCCCCTCCTCTCCCTCCTCCTCGCCGGAGCCTTCTACCTCGGCATGAAAGCCGTCGACCCGGCCACCGTCCCCGGCGTCCTCCTCGCCGGCCTGATGATCTCCAACCTCCTCGTCGCCGCCTTCAACCTGCTCCCCGGCCTCCCCCTCGACGGCGGCCGCATGCTCCGCGCCGTCATCTGGGGCATCACCGGCAAACCCATGGCCGGCACCATCGCCGCCGCCTGGATCGGCCGCGCCCTCGCCGTCGCCGTCCTCCTCGGCCTCCCCCTCCTCACCCACACCGGAGTCCTCGGCAACCGCACCGACGAGATCGGCGGCATGGACACCGTCATGGACGCACTCCTCGCCGCCATCCTCGCCGCCATCATCTGGACCGGAGCCGGCAACAGCCTCCGCATGGCCCGCCTCCGCGAACACCTCCCCGAACTCCGCGCCCGCACCCTCACCCGCCGCGCCATCCCCGTCGAGAACACCACCCCCCTCTCCGAAGCCCTCCGCCGCGCCAACGAAGCAGGCGCCCGCGCCCTCGTCATCGTCGACGGCCACGGAGACCCCACCGCCATCGTCCGCGAAACCGCCATCGCCTCCGTCCCCGAACACCGCCGCCCCTGGGTCGCCGTCAGCACCCTCGCCCAAGACCTCACCGACGGCATGAAGGTTTCCGCGGACCTCACCGGCGAAGAACTCCTCGACCACCTCCGCGCCACCCCCGCCACCGAATACCTCGTCCTCGAACCCACCGGCGAGATCTACGGCGTCCTCTCCACCCTCGACGTCGAAAAGGCCTTCGTGAAAGCCATGGCACGGCCCCAGTCCTGA
- a CDS encoding tRNA (adenine-N1)-methyltransferase, with amino-acid sequence MSEPTGAARRRGPFKVGDQVQLTDPKGRHYTFTLEAGKNFHTHKGSFPHDELIGAPEGSVVRTTGNVAYLALRPLLPDYVLSMPRGAAVVYPKDAGQILAFADIFPGARVVEAGVGSGSLSSFLLRAIGDQGMLHSYERRADFAEIATANVERYFGGPHPAWQLTVGDLQDNLSDTDVDRVILDMLAPWECLEAVKKALVPGGILCCYVATTTQLSKTVESIREIGCFAEPQPWESMIRNWHVEGLAVRPDHRMIGHTGFLVTARRLADGVEPPMRRRRPAKGAYGEDYDGPGSDRSA; translated from the coding sequence ATGTCCGAACCGACCGGTGCCGCCCGCCGACGCGGGCCCTTCAAGGTCGGGGACCAGGTTCAGCTCACCGACCCCAAGGGCCGCCACTACACGTTCACGCTCGAAGCAGGGAAGAATTTCCACACCCACAAGGGTTCCTTCCCCCACGACGAGCTGATCGGTGCTCCCGAAGGCAGTGTTGTCCGTACCACGGGGAACGTCGCGTACCTCGCGCTGCGCCCCCTGCTCCCCGACTACGTCCTGTCCATGCCCCGCGGCGCCGCCGTGGTCTACCCCAAGGACGCCGGCCAGATCCTGGCCTTCGCCGACATCTTCCCCGGCGCCCGCGTCGTGGAAGCAGGCGTCGGCTCCGGCTCCCTGAGCAGCTTCCTGCTGCGCGCCATCGGCGACCAGGGCATGCTCCACAGCTACGAGCGCCGCGCGGACTTCGCCGAAATCGCCACCGCCAACGTCGAGCGCTACTTCGGCGGCCCCCACCCCGCGTGGCAGCTGACCGTCGGCGACCTCCAGGACAACCTGTCCGACACCGACGTCGACCGCGTCATCCTCGACATGCTCGCCCCCTGGGAATGCCTCGAAGCGGTCAAGAAGGCCCTCGTCCCCGGCGGCATCCTCTGCTGCTACGTGGCCACCACCACCCAGCTGTCCAAGACCGTCGAATCCATCCGCGAGATCGGCTGCTTCGCCGAACCGCAGCCGTGGGAATCGATGATCCGCAACTGGCACGTCGAAGGCCTCGCGGTCCGCCCCGACCACCGGATGATCGGCCACACCGGCTTCCTCGTCACCGCCCGCCGCCTCGCCGACGGCGTCGAGCCCCCCATGCGCCGCCGCCGCCCCGCCAAGGGCGCCTACGGCGAGGACTACGACGGACCCGGCAGCGACCGCTCCGCATAA
- a CDS encoding ferredoxin, protein MTVQQEAPTELVGGSGEPLEVWIDQDLCTGDGICVQYAPEVFELDIDGLAYVKGAEDELLQEAGATTPVPLTLLRDVVDSAKECPGDCIHVRRVSDRVEVFGPDAE, encoded by the coding sequence ATGACCGTGCAGCAGGAGGCTCCGACGGAGCTCGTCGGCGGGTCCGGCGAGCCGCTTGAGGTCTGGATCGACCAGGACCTGTGCACCGGGGACGGCATCTGCGTGCAGTACGCGCCGGAGGTGTTCGAGCTGGACATCGATGGTCTGGCGTATGTGAAGGGTGCGGAGGACGAGCTGTTGCAGGAGGCGGGGGCGACGACTCCGGTTCCGCTGACGCTGCTCCGGGACGTGGTGGATTCGGCGAAGGAATGTCCGGGTGACTGCATCCACGTGAGGCGTGTTTCGGACAGGGTGGAAGTGTTCGGTCCGGACGCGGAGTGA